In Desulfovibrio sp. 86, the following proteins share a genomic window:
- the rplJ gene encoding 50S ribosomal protein L10, which yields MNRSEKAAIIGAIKAKADSASFAVLTDFKGMTVEELTNLRVSLRKAGGEYLVVKNTLARIALTDGTHDVIKDNFHENIGVAFGFDDPVAVAKALSDFAKQSKLFELRCASLDGKALSAAQLDALAKLPGREQLLGQLLGTMNAVPTNFVSLFANMLRGLLYALKGIEEQKSNAA from the coding sequence GTGAACAGGTCTGAAAAAGCCGCAATAATTGGAGCCATCAAGGCCAAGGCCGACAGTGCTTCCTTTGCTGTGCTGACGGACTTCAAGGGTATGACGGTGGAAGAGCTGACAAACCTGCGTGTGAGCCTTCGCAAGGCTGGCGGCGAATATCTCGTCGTTAAAAACACGTTGGCGCGTATAGCTCTGACCGACGGCACGCACGATGTCATCAAGGATAACTTCCATGAGAACATCGGCGTGGCCTTTGGGTTCGATGACCCCGTGGCGGTGGCCAAGGCGTTGAGTGATTTTGCCAAGCAAAGCAAGCTCTTTGAGCTTCGCTGCGCCAGCCTGGACGGTAAGGCCCTGAGTGCCGCCCAACTGGATGCGCTGGCCAAGCTGCCCGGAAGGGAACAGCTTCTCGGTCAGCTGCTCGGCACCATGAACGCCGTGCCCACCAACTTTGTGTCGCTGTTTGCCAACATGCTGCGTGGCCTGCTCTATGCCCTCAAGGGCATCGAAGAGCAGAAGTCCAATGCCGCCTAG
- the rplL gene encoding 50S ribosomal protein L7/L12, whose protein sequence is MAVTKEEVVEFISSMTVLELSEFIKELEEKFGVSAAAPAAAMMVAAPAAAAEAAEEKTEFDVILKEAGANKIGVIKVVRALTSLGLKEAKEKVDGCPSTLKEGVSKDEAEDAKKQLTEAGAVVEVK, encoded by the coding sequence ATGGCCGTTACCAAAGAAGAAGTTGTTGAATTTATCTCCAGCATGACCGTTCTTGAACTTTCCGAGTTCATCAAAGAACTGGAAGAAAAGTTTGGCGTGTCCGCCGCTGCGCCTGCCGCTGCCATGATGGTGGCCGCTCCCGCCGCTGCTGCTGAAGCTGCTGAAGAAAAGACCGAGTTCGACGTTATCCTGAAGGAAGCTGGCGCCAACAAGATCGGCGTCATCAAGGTCGTGCGCGCCCTGACCAGCCTTGGCCTCAAGGAAGCCAAGGAAAAGGTTGACGGCTGCCCCTCCACCCTGAAGGAAGGCGTGTCCAAGGACGAAGCCGAAGACGCCAAGAAGCAGCTGACCGAAGCCGGCGCTGTTGTCGAAGTGAAGTAA